The Bos mutus isolate GX-2022 chromosome 7, NWIPB_WYAK_1.1, whole genome shotgun sequence genome window below encodes:
- the LOC102266821 gene encoding olfactory receptor 2T3 gives MYSENQTSQNQTLNTDFILVGLFGETKHALLLYTATFIFFLMALAGNALLIILVHLEPRLHTPMYFFISQLSLMDLMYISVTVPKMLLGQVTGDHTISPSGCGIQMFFYLTLAGAEFFLLSAMAYDRYAAMCRPLHYPLLMNQRVCECLVSGCWFLGMVDGLLLTPITMSFPFCHSRKILSFFCEAPALMKLSCSDISLYKMVMYLCCVLMLLIPTVVISSSYALILHLIHRMSSSESRRKAFATCSSHMIVVLLFFGAAIYTYMLPSFYHTAEQDMMVSAFYTIITPVLNPLIYSLRNKDVTGALRSKMQSGLSLRKVVKKKT, from the coding sequence ATGTATTCAGAGAATCAAACTTCACAGAATCAAACGTTGAATACTGATTTCATCCTTGTGGGGCTCTTTGGCGAAACCAAACATGCCCTCCTCCTCTACACTGCGACCTTCATCTTCTTCCTGATGGCCCTAGCTGGGAACGCCCTCCTCATCATCCTCGTCCACCTGGAGCCCCGcctgcacacccccatgtacttcttcatcAGCCAGCTCTCCCTCATGGACCTCATGTACATATCTGTGACTGTGCCCAAGATGCTCCTGGGCCAGGTGACAGGAGATCATACAATCTCTCCCTCAGGTTGTGGGATCCAGATGTTCTTCTATCTGACGCTCGCTGGAGCTGAATTTTTCCTCCTGTCTGCCATGGCTTACGACCGATATGCTGCTATGTGCAGACCTCTCCATTATCCTCTGCTGATGAACCAGAGGGTCTGTGAATGCCTGGTGTCTGGATGCTGGTTCCTAGGAATGGTGGATGGTTTGTTGCTCACACCCATCACTATGAGCTTCCCCTTTTGTCATTCCAGAAAAATCCTGAGTTTCTTCTGTGAGGCTCCTGCCTTGATGAAGCTCTCCTGCTCTGATATCTCCCTCTACAAGATGGTAATGTACCTGTGCTGTGTTCTCATGCTCCTCATCCCCACTGTGGTCATCTCAAGCTCATATGCCCTCATCCTGCACCTCATCCACAGAATGAGTTCATCAGAGAGCCGCAGGAAAGCCTTTGCCACCTGCTCCTCTCACATGATTGTAGTGTTGCTCTTCTTTGGTGCTGCGATTTACACCTACATGCTTCCTAGTTTCTACCACACAGCTGAGCAGGACATGATGGTATCAGCCTTTTATACCATCATCACCCCTGTGCTGAACCCCCTCATTTACAGCCTCCGGAATAAGGATGTCACAGGGGCTCTGAGGAGCAAGATGCAGTCAGGGCTGAGCCTAAGAAAAGTTGTAAAGAAGAAAACCTGA
- the LOC102267101 gene encoding olfactory receptor 2T29 has translation MDKSTWATNHTGQLDFILMGLFSQSKHPAFLCVVIFVIFLMALSGNSILILLIYSDAHLHTPMYYFISQLSLMDMIYICVTVPKMLMDQVMGKNKISAPECGMQMFFYVTLGGSEYFLLAAMAYDRYVAICHPLHYSTLMSHKMWLFLVSGCWFLGSVDGFMLTLITMTFPFCRSREIHHFFCEVPAVMKLSCSDTSLYETLMYLCCVLMLLIPMTVISSSYSFILLTIHRMNSAEGRKKALTTCSSHMTVVILFYGAAIYTYMLPISYHSPEKDMAVSAFYTILTPVLNPLIYSLRNKDVIRALKKMLNLEYFREPRNKTFLY, from the coding sequence ATGGACAAATCTACCTGGGCCACCAACCACACTGGACAGTTGGATTTCATCCTTATGGGACTCTTCAGTCAATCCAAGCATCCAGCTTTCCTCTGTGTGGTCATTTTTGTGATTTTCTTGATGGCCTTGTCTGGAAATAGCATCCTGATCCTTCTGATATATTCTGATGCCCACCTCCACACCCCTATGTACTATTTCATCAGCCAGTTGTCTCTCATGGACATGATATACATTTGTGTCACTGTGCCCAAAATGCTCATGGACCAGGTCATGGGTAAGAATAAGATCTCAGCCCCTGAATGTGGAATGCAGATGTTTTTCTATGTGACACTTGGAGGTTCAGAATATTTCCTTCTGGCTGCCATGGCCTATgatcgctatgtggccatctgtcatccactccactattctacCCTCATGAGCCATAAGATGTGGCTGTTCTTGGTGTCTGGCTGCTGGTTTCTGGGATCAGTGGATGGCTTTATGCTCACACTCATCACCATGACCTTTCCCTTCTGTAGATCCCGGGAGATCCATCATTTCTTCTGTGAGGTCCCTGCTGTAATGAAGCTTTCCTGCTCAGACACTTCCCTGTATGAGACACTCATGTACCTGTGCTGTGTCCTCATGCTCCTCATCCCCATGACAGTCATTTCaagttcttattcattcatcctcCTCACCATCCACAGGATGAATTCAGCAGAGGGCAGGAAGAAGGCCTTAACCACTTGTTCTTCCCACATGACTGTGGTCATCCTCTTCTATGGAGCTGCCATCTATACCTACATGCTCCCCATCTCTTACCACTCCCCTGAGAAGGACATGGCTGTATCTGCCTTTTACACCATACTCACTCCTGTTCTAAACCCTTTAATCTACAGTCTTAGGAATAAGGATGTCATAAGGGCACTAAAGAAAATGTTGAATTTAGAATATTTCAGAGAACCACGAAATAAGACATTTTTATACTag